CTGAAGGACAGCCGGCCGTCGATGACGAGGCCCGCGTCGAAGCAGTGCGACGTGACGAGCAGGTGCCGGGCGAAACCGCGCGGCTCGATGCCCTTGGGGCTGGGCCACACGCTCGCGCAGATGTGGTCGCGGATCGTGTAGCTCAGGCGCGCGTCCTCtgcagcaacaacaacaaacacacacaatcCAGTCAGCGTTACGTATTTGCATGGACTCTGTGAGTTCACATACTTTAGCTCCTCTCGTTTCTTGTTGAGTTTTACACTACTTTCACATGCTCAACATCGCATATTGCAACAAGCATTCAAGTCACCTCAAAGAACCACATCTATATTATGCTAAATATATCATGACATGATACGAGAATGCTACAAGACAAAGTGTAAATGATGCTATCAACtagaataattatttataactagAGATGGGCCGGTCGAAACCTCGAATCCCACTAAATCTCCAGTATTCGAAATATTTGAACTTCAAGTAAAAATATTCAGGAACTGAGAAAAAGTATTCTAAATAAAATattggcataaaaaaaattcaacagtgGCAAAAGTGtgtaaattatatacatataatgtACTAATCTGGAAAACTTAGTTTATGAAACAAATACGTATAATTATATAGGTTGCCATATTTAGGGACCCAAAAATATGGTAAAACATGACATTTGTagaaaaagacaaaatttctgctgttttttttaagtttttcccaTAATTtccgactttaaaaaaaaaagtttgtagaaGAACACAGCTGTTTATGCAATTTTGATCTGCACCATTTCTGAAAAGTATTGCGGAAGGTCGTAGATCTTTTACACAGGAAACAAATCTCAATAAAAAAGTATTTCGATATATCTCGTATGTATTTTTTACTACAGAACTTATATACAAACGCCACAAATGTGATAAGTTGCTCTTTGCTTTGTGTTTGTATGTCTTGCATCTTCATATCTTTGGTTATTTAGTGGGTAAAAAAAGGATGGCATTGAAATACTTCAAGGAATTTTTACTTTTATCAAATGTTTAAGTTAGGTATAAATAtattaacacatttaaaaaaaaattgttggtgggtataggttagcaacattttaaatactgtaaaaccATTAGgaattaacaaattatatataatgtagctaacaatcTCAGAAACAAACAAGTGCCACgaaaaaactttttatatttgttcattttattCATTTAGCTACAAATAATTGAAATTTCTATTGTATTGAGTGATTTTatttgatgtattaggtttccgactcatgaCGGTATTAgtggatttatttaatttcaatttttatcaGTTTCATGATGTTTCGGTTATTACACATTAACATGTTCAAGTAGATGACAATTTAAGACATTACAGTCCTTTCCTTTGATtaatttcgttacaattcattcCCTTTAATCATCGGAATTTGGTTTCCATTAAAGAGCCGTGCATCCCAACTCAGCCCTGTCTCGTTTATTCACCACAGGCAGGCGTGCTGATGAACACGGTGCGGGGGGGGGCTCACCGGGCGAGAACACGAGGCTGGCGTTGTAGGCGCTGGTGACGCGTCGCGTCTCCTCCGAGCTGAGCCGGCGGCCCAGCAGGCCCGCCAACCTGCTCACGGTCTGCTCGTCGACGCGGTTCATGCTGAGGTGCCAGGACGTGGAGCCGGTGCCTGTGGTCACGCACAGCCCCGAGCTCTTCACCCGGGTGCTCTGCCCCCCGTCCAGGGCCAGCTGGTAGTAGGACACCCGCGCCGACAGGCACTCCCCGATGAACACCTGCGAGCGACATGTACCCACACTCAGTAGCTGCCTCTTCTTCTAACTAGCCTGTGTGTGCTCGGTAAAAGAATTTGAATTTGATGTTCGTATTTGCGAATAATTTGGCATTTGTATTCAATCCAaactatataataataataataataataataataataataataataataataaaactgatAGTAGTAATTGATCTGTACTATTTTCCTTTCAAGAATTATTCCCTGTTACGTAATAAGTTTTTAACATCCAGTCCCTCAAACAACATCTTAACAGGATTTTTACTGTAAAACCATCTTAGATATAAGACTATCTTGATTGTAAGACCTACTCAAATGTAAATGAACCTAAAACGTGAGACAACTTCAAACCTAAAATGTGCATGAGTTCAAGACATGAAATGTAGGACCAAAATATTACAATACCTCACAGACGTGATTACTTAATGTTACCAAAAGTACAGTATATGAATGGCAGGCAAGGCACATGAAAATGTTGTTAAGGTAATGTAAGGGACAAGTTATAGGGGGCCATCTCACCCagttataatttatgtaatacaatTCTGATAAAGCAAGTCTGTAACTTAAAGATTCCCACCTCATTCAAGGCAAAGAAGGGCAGAACTCTGGAAGTGTCGTGCTTGGTCCGTGTGGCACGCTCCTTCTCTTCCTCCGTGTATCGCTCACTGCCAGAGAAAAAATAACGCACGAGTTACACAGCTTTGGAAAACAACACACAGTCATTTCTTTCCACAAGGCGCTTCACTGACTCAGCACATGATCCAAAAACAAAAGTATTTCACCCTTTAACcgaaacagataaaaaaataaaatacactatCTTGCATAAAATATGTTCAGTGTTTGGTAATGAAAATTTGACTTTAAGACCAATGCTATTACTTTTAATTGTAGCTATCCTTAGTAGTGATTTGACAGGGAAATATTAGCTGTGTCCAACCACTAACAATTACAGGCATTACATTGTATAACAAGAGTCCTCCTTCAAAATTCATGACATGAGTTGAGTTTTGCAGTCTTTAATAACTTCCAGTATATGAGGCATTAAAGATTAAAACACCACAACCAATATTAAGAAGAGGAACACACAAACAACTCTGACGATACAATGAAGACAAAGCTGGCAAACACGGAGACTTCCTGGGAACTGAGACCTGCTGCACACTTGTCGATTTGTCAGGCTTGGTTCCCTGAGAAATGAAAAATGGTTTGTGCTGCCCGATCTCCACAGGGTCGTGACTTACTGTAATATATGTACTACTGTACAAGGTCTAGACGTCTGGTGCAGGTGATTGTTTCACACTCGTGTCCCCACGCATCGCCGCGGTGGTCGAAGCCACGGGGCACCTGGCCGGGATTTGAACCCAGGACCTTCCGCTCACCAGCAGGAGCTCTGACCGCTGAGCCACCAGCTTATTCGTTCAGATGAGTACGTAGCACTTAGCACTCGCACCAAGTGTGTAAAAAGCAAATGACTAGGGAGCcgaaaaaattcacgagttttaaCAACATGcaattataggtgtgctcgagCCACTTTCACCAGTTTATTGGCTTTTGACTTTGAGAGAGTCTCGAAACAGTCACCTATTGTTCGTCACTTATTTTTGTGCGGGACACTCCTCGTTGTGCGAATTAGTCCTGGCGAGGCTAACACCAGAGCAAGCATGAGTGTCAGTCTGTCGCGAAACGAGGATGTGAACTGTTCGAATCCCTGTCGAAAGCCATGCACGAGGGAGGAAGAGAAGGGAGCAGCGACACCCACCTGGCAGGCGGGGCCAGCGCCTGCCCCTGCAGCTCCACGGGGGGCTTGTCGTGGTCCCCGCCGAGCAGCGTGGTGCGGATCCGACTGCGGAACATCCAGCGGTACCGCCCCTGCGACCACACACACCACCAGTGGCCAGTGGCAGGGAGAGTTTCAATCCCATTCAGACAACAACTTCTTCCCTGACAGGGTAAATTTATACATAATAAGCAATATGACTAAATACGATGaaaactacataaataaaaatgcaaatgtttgttcattcaaaatcttaaatcccAGAAAATTTTTCACCAAATgaattgaaattttgacacaacattgCATTTGAATACATGAGTGTTTatacacacaacacacagatatatataattttttttttctctctgtgtgtgtttttatgtgtATGGAGAAATATAGTGCGACTTTAGAGGAACATAcgtatatagagagatagagagatttgCTTTGTATAAGTGTAcctgctaataaaaaaaaaacgaaagagtTATACCTATGCATGCTGGGTATTAGTTAGTACTAAAAAAATGTTcttattttttaagttagaaagTGAATTTTTTTCCTACATGATTTCCACATGTACATGATTTAAGTGGACATACTCAAACTGTTTGTAGGTATTTCGTATGCGATTATGAACTGACATGAGAAGTAAAATACCCGATTCCAAATATGTGTTAAATCGAAAGCCGATGACTGCCGCCGTCGTCCGGCCTGCGGACGCGACCGGACGGTGCAACTCCCACCTGCAGCAGGCGGTCCACCGCGCCGCCCACGTCCTCGGAGTACGCCTTGGGCAGGCACAGGTGGCCCTCGGAGCGCGCGGGGTCGGAGTTGAAGCCCACCACGGGCTTGGAGCGGCCCGTCACGCTGCTCGCCACCATGAGGAAGGTCCCGTCGCCGCCCAGCGCGAACACGAAGTCCGCCCAGTCCACGTCCGCCTGCACCAGCTGGAACCTGCGGGCCGGGGGACAGCACGGCTCGTGTCCGCGACGCCTACCGACCCCCTGGTTTCCTCGCGTACGACGATCATCACGATCCAGTGAAACCATGCAGCGCATGACACAGAGTTTGGCAAAATCAACAACACTGAGAATCaacagtcacaaaaaaaaagaaattattttagaatTGTTACACTCTTATTTCAGTACTTCAAGTTGTACCACTGTAAATAAGtaaagaataaaagtttaaaatgatGTTTTATTTCCCCATCCTGTTACCACGATTTAATTGTTTCCACATTAACTACAGGTCACTAGACCATTACAGTTAAGATAAGAAGTTTGCTAAAACTTAAAAGTTTGCAAACTTGTTATTAGAGTGTTGGAGTGGAATTaaacctttcattaaaaaaaattaagttatatgtACTACtttcaaaaaatacattaattaattttatatatatatatatatatatatatatatatatatatatatatatatatatatatatatatatataaaagccaCTTGACTTAAATGATGGTTTAAAtggtggtttaaatcagccaaccctgggtgtaacctcaaaaaaattttttctcctgCACTAAACAATATGTACTGCATCAAAATACAACTCTACTTTTGAATGATTTTAAGAGGCATGTGTCTGTTGTGAAGTAGCGCTCGTGTGTCCTTGTAGGGCGGAGGCGAGCGCGCACCTGTTGACGAGGCGGGTCTCGATGCCGCGGCCGCGCATGGCCGCCTCCACGAGCCGCTCAAAGTCCTTGTGCACGCGGTGGTGGTGGGCCAGCAGGTCGAAGTCCGAGCCGCGCCGACGCAGCTTGGCCTCCAGCTCCCGGGGGCAGAGGCCCGGGTGACGCAGGCTCTCCAACTCGTAGCGCGACGACTTGGACACCAGCAGCGCCCGCCTCAGCTCCGCCTTGCGTGCTGTCACACCGTCGCACAGTCACGCCGTCACATAGTCACGCAGTCACGCCGTCACACAGTCACGCCATCACACCGTCAGTTGGTGAATACAGTGGACAGTAATTTTAACTTGTCGTCATCGGATGGTTTTTCGCATCatttgtttaagttttttttaaataaatgattgGCAACCTTTTtggtggtttaaatttttttccccactatCACGCATCCTTCATGTTTTGCTTTCTTTTGACATATTTACCAGTAATCTGCTCGTGTGTTTACTTTGGGTCCATAACGTGTTGCAGTCGGAGCCACGGTAAATGGTCAGGCTGTATTTTTAGAGAATTTTGAAGTTAAAACGTTAAATGGTAATGAAACCGCTGACAGACGCAGGCCCAACCCGGGGATGGGAACGGAATTCGGTCGCTGCTGGATACAGCACTGGCTTTCACATTTCTATCCATTTTACCTACGCACCCAAGCACGTACCACGCTGGTGCCTTGGTCCGACTATCCTCTTGCCGAGGCGGTGCAGGGTTCACTATCACTGTCGCTCGGccactgccccctccccctctaGCCTGACCACCGACAATCGGGCACGGCCACAAACAAGCTGTGTGATGGGTGATGGGAGTGTACCCCGCTCTCCCCAGCTCTAGTGTGCAGTGTGTTCTTATGCCAGGATACCTCTCAACAAGGCAGCAGAGCAGCTGGTGATATGGTCTATCAGGTTAGGTTGGCTACCttgaaaacactttaaaacattgtggatggttggttaggttagtatagctacattaaaaatactgtaaaatgttttttaatggttgcttaggattTACTCATTTAATATGTAGCTGAAATAAACTAATCAAGggttcacactttttttttggaagtattaatgtagctaaactattCTCTGATTTCTCAGTCACTTAAGTCTATGAAAGACAATATGGACATCATATATACACGTGTTTATCCACAACTAAAGTTGCTCGTGCAAGCTACGAACTTCGGTAACCTTtgtgaacttcggaactgttcagaCCTTGAAATGGAGTAGTGTGAAGGGGATTTTTAAGCTATGTTGCAATTCCTAAgcaactattaaaaatatttcacagtatttttgaTGTCACTAAACTAACCTATAAACTGTAcagaatattttaaagtattttaaatcgAGATAAACCAATCTGAACAACCATTCTCACAAtgtaacaaatttgtaatattaatacCGAACATGCACAAACAAGGCCTCAGAATGAAATCCTGTTAATGTTAGGTTTGCTGATTCTGTTTTTCTCC
This genomic stretch from Bacillus rossius redtenbacheri isolate Brsri chromosome 16, Brsri_v3, whole genome shotgun sequence harbors:
- the LOC134539957 gene encoding NAD kinase 2, mitochondrial yields the protein MFSRALLCCKRTMSARKAELRRALLVSKSSRYELESLRHPGLCPRELEAKLRRRGSDFDLLAHHHRVHKDFERLVEAAMRGRGIETRLVNRFQLVQADVDWADFVFALGGDGTFLMVASSVTGRSKPVVGFNSDPARSEGHLCLPKAYSEDVGGAVDRLLQGRYRWMFRSRIRTTLLGGDHDKPPVELQGQALAPPASERYTEEEKERATRTKHDTSRVLPFFALNEVFIGECLSARVSYYQLALDGGQSTRVKSSGLCVTTGTGSTSWHLSMNRVDEQTVSRLAGLLGRRLSSEETRRVTSAYNASLVFSPEDARLSYTIRDHICASVWPSPKGIEPRGFARHLLVTSHCFDAGLVIDGRLSFRFNDGNAARLEICDCDALRTVVLGD